The Streptomyces sp. V3I7 genome segment ACCACCGCACCGTCAAGTGCGGCGCACGGCAAGCGGTTCCACGGCCCGGGATTCCGGGCCCCGGCGAGCACTCGTACACGCGTCCCTGGACCAGCTCTGGCGACTCGGCATCTCCGCGCGGCATGGCACCGCGCACGGCCACGCGCTGTTTTGTCATGCACGCATCACACATGTACCGCGCTCGCCCCACCGTTTTTGATGACGAAGGGAGCGTCACCATGGCATGCGGATCGACCTATCTCTGGAGAGGGGAGACCTCGTGGTTCTGCTGCGGCAGCGCCTGGGGTCCCTGTAGCAGCGCGGGCGGCGGCGCCTGCGGCGGCTGTCAGTCCAGCAGCAACCACGGCGCGTGGCCCAACGCCTCCGCGAACTGCTGGGACATCACCCGGCCCGACCTGTGCGGCGAGAACATCCCGCGGCGCGGCTGCGGCGCCGTGATGAACGTGAAGCACCAGTGCACCGGCGCCACCGTGTGCATCACCATCAAGGACTGCGGTCCGCGCACCAAGGACTGGTGCGGCGAGCTGACCTGCTGCAACGGCACGTGCCGGTCGAACCGCGTGCTGGACCTGACCCCCGCGGCGTTCTCGAAGATCGGCAGCCTCAGCTCCGGCAAGCTGCCGGTCTGGATCTACGAGTGAGAGGGAGGGAAGAAGCCATGAGCCGTCACGGCAGACCCCAGCCGGAGGACGCCCCGGGCCTCGGCCGCCGGCGCTTCCTCACCACCGCCGCGCTCGGCGGCGCCACCATCGTGGGCGCGTCCGCGCTCGGCGGGCTCGACGCCGACGCCGCCTTCGCCGCCCCGATGAAGCCGCTGGACCCCGCGATCGCGGACTCGTCCTTCGCCGAGGGCCGGATCACCGCCATCACCGGCGGCCTGCTCCATGTCGCGGGCTCGTACGGCGACGACTACAAGGTCCAGCTCACCAACGCCACCAGCATCTGGAAGCTGCGCCCCACCACCGCGGACGTGATCGAGGCCGGGGACGGGATGTACGCGCGCGGCGTTCCGATGCCCGACGGCACCATCGCGGCGGACGCGGTCTGGGTGAACATCGTCAACCTCGACTGCGTCATCCGCGGCCTCGGCAAGGACCGTATCGACCTCGCCCACAACAATCACGCGGTGCACGGACGCATCGTCAGGGACACCACCGCGGCCTCGTACCAGGGCAGCGCGCTCACCTCGGACCTGTCCCGGCTGCGCATCGGCCAGGCGGTCCAGGTGCTGGGCGCCTGGCGGCCGCACGACGGTTCGGTGGACATCGCCCGCGTGACGGCCGGGCACTGAGGCGGGAGGCCGGATGATCTCACTCGCCTGGAACCTCGCACCGGTGGCGGTCGGGGGCCTGCTCGCCTGGACCGGCGCGGCCAAGCTGCGCAGCCGGTCACTTCAGCGGCAGGCCGCCGACACGGCCCTGGCCCGCGTCCTGAACGACGTCCAACGCGCCGTGCTGGTGCTGCGGGCCGTCGGCACGCTCGAACTGCTCCTCGCCGCAGGGCTGTTGCTGCTTCCGGCAGCGGCGTTTCCCGGGTGGGCGACAGCGGCGCTCGGGACGGGCTTCCTCGGCTATCTCGCCCACGCCAAGGCGACGATGCCGGAGTCCTCGTGCGGTTGCAGCGCCAAGGACGACGACCGCATCACCTGGCGCTCGTTCGCACGGGCGGGCCTGGTGGTCCTCGGCGGCCTCGCCGCGCTCGCCTCGTCCACCCCGTGGTGGTCGCAGGCCGGCCGGCAGCCTCTGGCCTCGGTGGCCTTCCTCGCCGCCTGGGCGGCCGTGGTGACGGCGCTCAGCAGCGAGGTGGAACGCCGGCTGCTGATGCCGGTGCGCAGGCTCCGGGTACGGATCTTCGGCCACCCGCTCGTCGCGTACGGGGACCAGGTACCGGTCGCCGCGTCCGTCGAGCTGCTGGAGAACTCCCTGGCCTGGGAGGCCGCTTCGCCCGTCGTCCGGTCGGCGCTGGTCGACCACTGGGACGACGGCGGCTGGCGCATCCTGCGGTTCACGGGCGTGCACGGATCGGGGGCCAAGGCCCGCCCCGTCTCCGTCCTGTTCGCCCTGGACGCGAGCTCCTCGATGGACACCACCGACAACCCGGCGGTACGGGTCACCGTCGTCGACGACGACACCGACGAGGTGGTGGCGGCGGACCTCCTCACCGGCCGCCCGTCCCGCCCGGCACTCCCCCTGGTGACCTGAGCCAAGGCACGGCCCTCGCAGGGACGGACACGGGTCCGCCCCTGCGAGGCCGGAACGTCACGCCATGCCGTCGGCCCCGCCTGGGCTCTCTGCGACACCGAGGATGTGCGTGGAAGCGGGCGACGGAATCCGTGTCACCGGAAAAGCGAACTTCTCGACCTCCCGGATCCTCAACCCGGCCCGGACAATGGCGGCTTGGGTGTCATTACCGGTATGGCACCCCCCACGGAGCACCGGCCACAGCGTGGCATCGACCAACCGCTGCACCCGCCGCATGCCCGGACTGTCCGCCCGCCCACCGATCACCTCGACCGGCGCGGCCACCTCCCGAGCGGCCTCCTCGGCAAACCCCCGCAACCGCGCCTCCGGCTCCACGGCCACCACCTGCGTCACTTCAGCCGGCTAACGCGCGAAGTTCAATCCGTTCCCCGCCCCGACCTCCACCACCCGCCCCGCCAACCCGGCCAACAGCCGCTTCCGGTACGCCACTATCCCGGCCTTCTCGAGCGCGGGGCCGGCGACCTTGGCGTAGAAGGACGCGAAGACGGGATGACGTACGGGCTTTTGTGCCATGCGGGCCACCGGCTTTCCTCGCGGCGGATGTCCTGCGAATGTCCTGGGGTCCTGCTCCGATTATGGAGTCCCGCACAGACATCGACGGGACCACGCCCGACACGACGTATAGCCCCTCCCCATCACCACACCACCCGAAGCCCCGATAAACGCGTCGACACCGCCCCACCCCGCCCGGCAGAGTGGCCGTCCATGACGAGCAGCGAGCTGTGGGGCCGTGCGACTGCCGAGCGCTATGACGACGAGGTGACCGAGCGGTCCTCGGCCGCTTTTCTCGAACCGACTCTCGCCTTCCTCTCCGAACTGGCCGGGGACGGCAAGGCGCTGGAGTTCGCCATCGGGACCGGCCGTGTCGGCGTGCCGCTGCGGGAACGCGGGGTGCCCGTCGTGGGCATCGAACTGTCCGAACACATGGCGGCCGTGCTGCGCCGCAAGGCCGACGCCGACACGCTCCCGGTCACCCTCGGAGACATGGCCACGACGATCATCCCGGGCGAGTTCACGCTGGTCTACCTGGTCTACAACACGATCTCGAACCTGCTCACTCAGGACGAGCAGGTCGAGTGCTTCCGCAACGCGGCCCGCCATCTGGCACCTGGCGGCCGCTTCGTCATCGAGCTGGAGGTCCCGCCGCTACGTTCCCTGCCGCCCGGTCAGAGCGCGGTCCCGTTCGATGTGTCAGACCATCATCTCGGCTTCGACACCTTCGACCTGGTCGAGCAGATCCTCGTCTCGAACCACTTCACCCGCGACGGCACCGACGGCCGTTACCGCCGCGGCAACTCCCGTCACCGGTACGCCTGGCCGGCAGAGCTCGACCTGATGGCCCGCATCGCCGGACTCGAACTGGAACGACGGGTCGCGGACTGGGACGGCACACCGTTCACGCAGGACTCCACGCAACACATCTCCGTGTGGCGCAAGCCGGTCTGAGAAGCGGCCGGACAGGATGCGGGCGGGGCGTCCCTGGCGATAATGACGAGGTCTGGCGTCCCCGGTCGGCACAATGCCCGCCAGGACCGCCGCGGCAGGACACCCATGGCTTACGGCTCCTCGGGCGCCGCCACCTCCGCGGGCTCCTCCCGCGCCATGGCCACCCTCAGCACCGCGCACGTGACGATTTCGGCCACGAGGCCGCAGGTAAGGGCTGCCGGGACGCCGTTGCCGAGGTTCATGGACGCGTACAGGAGACCTCCGCTTCGAGCCACTGGGTCCACCGCGATCCGCACCAACTGGCACACCAGCAGGCCGACGACGGTCGCGCAGACCGTGCCGATCCCCCATCGCCGGGACGGTGGCCCGCGTGTTCCCCGACTCGAGTGAAACCCCGCTGCCGTCCGGACCGGTGCGCCGGGGCGGGGCGGCCGGGTGGGCATAGTGACGGGTCTGTGCACTGGACCCGTGGGAGGACATCGCATGCTCGGCACCGAGTTCCGTACCGGATCACCCAACTGGATCGACCTCGGCAGCCCCGACACGGACGCGGCCGCCGCCTTCTACGGCTCCGTGTTCGGGTGGCAGTTCGTGCCCGCGGGGCCGGAGGCGGGCGGGTACGGCTTCTTCCAGAAGGACGGGAAGACCGTCGCCGCCCTCGGGCCGCTCACCGAGGAGGGTGCCAAGTCGGCCTGGACGACGTACTTCCAGAGCGACGACATCCAGGCCACCGCCCGTGAGGTGGAGACCGGCGGCGGCACGGTGCGCGTGCCTCCGACGGACGTCGGCGACGGGTGGATCGCGCAGTTCACCGATCCGAACGGCGCCCAGTTCGCCGCGCTCCAGCCGGGCAGCGGCCTGGAGAAGACGTCCGAGGACAACACGCTGGTCTGGGTGGAGCTGCACGCCGGTGAGCCGGAGGAGGCCATCGGTTTCTACAACGGCCTGTTCGGCTGGCGGTCCGCGGAGATGCCGGCGCCCGGCATGACGTACA includes the following:
- a CDS encoding MauE/DoxX family redox-associated membrane protein gives rise to the protein MISLAWNLAPVAVGGLLAWTGAAKLRSRSLQRQAADTALARVLNDVQRAVLVLRAVGTLELLLAAGLLLLPAAAFPGWATAALGTGFLGYLAHAKATMPESSCGCSAKDDDRITWRSFARAGLVVLGGLAALASSTPWWSQAGRQPLASVAFLAAWAAVVTALSSEVERRLLMPVRRLRVRIFGHPLVAYGDQVPVAASVELLENSLAWEAASPVVRSALVDHWDDGGWRILRFTGVHGSGAKARPVSVLFALDASSSMDTTDNPAVRVTVVDDDTDEVVAADLLTGRPSRPALPLVT
- a CDS encoding VOC family protein yields the protein MLGTEFRTGSPNWIDLGSPDTDAAAAFYGSVFGWQFVPAGPEAGGYGFFQKDGKTVAALGPLTEEGAKSAWTTYFQSDDIQATAREVETGGGTVRVPPTDVGDGWIAQFTDPNGAQFAALQPGSGLEKTSEDNTLVWVELHAGEPEEAIGFYNGLFGWRSAEMPAPGMTYRVLSIKDGDQQDGSFGGVAPLQSGQQSPGWVPYFAVADADATVEAAQRSGGTVLMPAADVPDVGRIAWLADPGGAAFAVLQPNPRQA
- a CDS encoding class I SAM-dependent methyltransferase produces the protein MTSSELWGRATAERYDDEVTERSSAAFLEPTLAFLSELAGDGKALEFAIGTGRVGVPLRERGVPVVGIELSEHMAAVLRRKADADTLPVTLGDMATTIIPGEFTLVYLVYNTISNLLTQDEQVECFRNAARHLAPGGRFVIELEVPPLRSLPPGQSAVPFDVSDHHLGFDTFDLVEQILVSNHFTRDGTDGRYRRGNSRHRYAWPAELDLMARIAGLELERRVADWDGTPFTQDSTQHISVWRKPV
- a CDS encoding cell wall protein — encoded protein: MSRHGRPQPEDAPGLGRRRFLTTAALGGATIVGASALGGLDADAAFAAPMKPLDPAIADSSFAEGRITAITGGLLHVAGSYGDDYKVQLTNATSIWKLRPTTADVIEAGDGMYARGVPMPDGTIAADAVWVNIVNLDCVIRGLGKDRIDLAHNNHAVHGRIVRDTTAASYQGSALTSDLSRLRIGQAVQVLGAWRPHDGSVDIARVTAGH